One window of Trichoderma breve strain T069 chromosome 3, whole genome shotgun sequence genomic DNA carries:
- a CDS encoding sen15 protein domain-containing protein translates to MDVSHHYDADVASAVFRNLQDQHQWASLEIQGLPGLPRPMIKGLPPRLLYLHPDDQIAALAYEKSTGTRAQHDAEIEWVLPVHLAEKWTLSNFAAVMDALPDARKGAKRIVLAALHNDSTVVYYIVQEGMIKPRQN, encoded by the coding sequence ATGGATGTGTCACATCATTATGATGCCGATGTCGCCTCTGCGGTATTTCGCAACCTGCAAGACCAGCACCAATGGGCCTCGTTGGAAATCCAGGGTCTCCCAGGGCTGCCACGACCAATGATCAAAGGCCTTCCACCACGCCTGCTATATCTCCACCCAGACGACCAGATAGCAGCCCTTGCATATGAAAAGTCAACAGGCACAAGGGCGCAACACGACGCTGAGATTGAATGGGTGTTGCCCGTCCATCTCGCCGAGAAATGGACGCTCTCCAACTTTGCCGCCGTCATGGACGCTCTTCCAGATGCTCGCAAGGGGGCCAAGCGGATTGTGCTGGCTGCCTTGCATAATGACTCTACTGTGGTCTATTACATTGTACAAGAGGGAATGATCAAGCCTCGTCAAAACTAG
- a CDS encoding hypothetical protein (yeast mitochondrial distribution and morphology (MDM) proteins domain-containing protein), translating to MADCPPSANMPLSNPSNMANSTCCFIVESISSSFGVSHASRKASECKGRAKFNSGASEAWLPFANINRAGQSAAASPCDQYSSDSANRKKDVQGSGTGQPDGHKPAAGLDQSPGAAPKKPLEQPGTEAKDHEQESIAASMSKYLNLPMMPHRPTKEELLAAANGFWERFKVRFKWISIRSMRPWNIDEWGAFVSWFMLGHIVWILVGTTTFFSILIFSINTVFAQETLAQWIGDYLTQSAGVTVVFESAIVPKWKNGVIAFRNVFISRRPGQIESSVSKGSSDAAAVAAAGRQVQHNGTVTEDDGNYTQFDVTIANVNVTLSFLNWWNGRGLLKDVEVNGVRGIVDRTSVRWPLQQIDPFSYRHKHQPGDFEIESFKLEDLLLTIRQPDGFRPFSVSIYSCELPRLRKQWLFYDFLSASHMSGSFDGSLFTIHPRQVHEESKSWKKFNRLRIDGLKIDHLNRGVEGPFGWIYEGNVDIVADVMFPEDMDDSITKVVTDFYDQLEGTVIANRYRFLPRAPTPEKFSESERATSEKKAQKQANESEEDRRLVIMDLRIHLNDVKAAVPLFTPDLSYVNQALVRPIVAYINAKKTYIPISSRIIKPLGDFDGSWTVFDCGLLDDASAETYEAFAKDVEDQQSRVRRFRKVGFWTLSLAIHALFMGMAGNVV from the exons ATGGCTGATTGTCCGCCGTCAGCTAACATGCCGCTTTCAAACCCCTCCAACATGGCGAACTCCACATGCTGCTTCATTGTCGAATCGATCAGCAGCTCTTTCGGCGTTTCACACGCAAGTCGTAAAGCCTCAGAATGCAAAGGCAGGGCCAAGTTCAACTCTGGTGCATCAGAAGCATGGCTGCCGTTCGCCAACATCAATCGGGCTGGGCAgtcagctgctgcctcacCATG TGACCAGTATAGCAGCGATAGCgcaaacagaaaaaaagatgttCAGGGGAGTGGCACAGGCCAACCGGATGGCCACAAGCCAGCCGCAGGTCTCGATCAAAGCCCAGGAGCTGCACCCAAGAAACCTCTCGAGCAACCTGGAACCGAGGCAAAGGACCATGAGCAGGAATCTATAGCGGCATCCATGTCTAAATACCTGAATCTACCAATGATGCCTCACCGTCCGACGAAAGAAGAGCTGTTAGCGGCCGCGAATGGATTTTGGGAGAGGTTCAAGGTCAGGTTCAAATGGATTTCCATTCGAAGTATGAGGCCTTGGAATATTGATGAATGGGGtgcttttgtttcttggttTATGCTGGGCCATATCGTCTGGATCTTGGTGGGCACCACGAcgttcttctccatcctcatcttctcgatCAATACTGTCTTTGCTCAGG AAACGCTCGCGCAGTGGATTGGAGATTACCTGACTCAATCTGCTGGTGTTACGGTTGTCTTCGAATCAGCCATAGTGCCCAAGTGGAAGAATGGCGTTATCGCATTTCGCAATGTGTTTATTTCAAGACGGCCCGGGCAGATCGAATCATCCGTCAGCAAGGGATCatctgatgctgctgctgttgctgccgcagGGCGCCAGGTTCAGCATAACGGCACTGTTACCGAAGACGATGGCAACTATACGCAATTCGACGTAACGATCGCAAACGTTAATGTCACACTTTCATTCCTCAACTGGTGGAATGGTAGGGGACTTCTCAAAGATGTGGAAGTAAATGGTGTTAGAGGAATTGTCGACCGCACTTCTGTCCGTTGGCCACTGCAACAAATCGATCCATTTTCTTACCGCCACAAACACCAACCAGGCGATTTTGAGATTGAATCTTTCAAATTGGAAGATCTCCTGCTCACCATTCGCCAACCTGACGGCTTCCGCCCTTTCTCAGTGAGCATATACTCCTGCGAACTCCCTCGATTGAGGAAACAATGGCTCTTTTATGATTTCCTATCCGCCAGCCATATGTCTGGGTCATTTGATGGCTCCCTCTTCACGATCCACCCGCGACAAGTTCACG AGGAATCCAAATCGTGGAAAAAATTCAACCGCCTACGAATTGATGGTTTGAAGATTGACCACCTGAACCGTGGAGTGGAGGGCCCCTTTGGCTGGATATATGAGGGAAACGTCGACATTGTTGCTGATGTCATGTTTCCTGAGGATATGGACGACAGTATTACCAAGGTCGTAACGGATTTCTATGACCAGCTGGAGGGCACAGTTATTGCGAATCGTTATCGCTTTCTGCCTCGAGCCCCTACACCCGAGAAATTCTCAGAGAGCGAGCGCGCAAcaagcgagaagaaggcacaGAAGCAAGCCAACGAGTCTGAGGAAGATAGACGCCTTGTCATCATGGATTTGCGTATTCACCTCAATGACGTCAAGGCTGCCGTGCCTTTATTCACACCCGATCTATCATATGTCAACCAGGCTCTTGTTCGCCCCATTGTGGCCTATATCAACGCTAAGAAGACGTACATTCCCATCTCTAGCCGCATCATCAAGCCGCTAGGCGACTTTGACGGAAGCTGGACAGTCTTTGATTGCGGGCTCTTGGATGATGCATCTGCCGAGACGTATGAGGCTTTTGCGAAAGATGTCGAAGATCAGCAAAGCCGCGTCAGGCGCTTCCGAAAGGTTGGATTCTGGACTTTGTCACTGGCCATTCATGCTCTATTCATGGGTATGGCTGGAAATGTGGTCTAA
- a CDS encoding translation initiation factor eIF3 subunit domain-containing protein, whose amino-acid sequence MPPKKWDEEESEGSDSAPEIAPVGGARRKFDDEEDDGDVLDSWDAAEDSEVEREKAAKAAAAKEKAAAAAAAAKKPKSQRVAEHIAERARIAAESDEESDEETEAERRERLRRTEQEADLKHAEDLFGSIGISAGRKSNPSGTMIADPNNPTNLINLANVAVFNPQTKLQFEKMRTLLTPLITANTKKAHYGLFLEEFSKELVKELNSDQIKKIASTLTRASNEKLKEEKAGDKKKTKAAKTKTSLVTSRANAADTAAYDDDAFGE is encoded by the exons ATGCCTCCTAAGAAGTGGG acgaagaagagagcgaagGCAGCGACTCTGCCCCCGAAATCGCGCCTGTTGGTGGTGCTCGCCGAAAgtttgatgacgaggaagatgacggcgat GTTCTTGACTCTTGGGATGCTGCCGAGGACTCTGAGGTAGAGCGTGagaaggcggccaaggctgccgctgctaaggaaaaggccgccgccgctgctgccgctgctaaAAAGCCCAAGTCCCAGCGTGTCGCCGAGCACATCGCTGAGCGTGCCCGTATTGCCGCCGAGAGCGACGAAGAGAGTGACGAAGAGACGGAGGCGGAGCGCCGTGAGCGACTTCGCCGCACCGAGCAAGAGGCCGACCTTAAGCATGCCGAGGACCTGtttggcagcattggcatcagCGCCGGCCGAAAGTCCAACCCTTCTGGCACCATGATCGCCGACCCCAACAACCCTACGAACCTCATCAACCTCGCCAACGTCGCAGTTTTCAACCCCCAGACAAAGCTGCAGTTTGAGAAGATGCGAACTCTCCTCACGCCCCTGATCACCGCAAACACCAAGAAGGCTCACTATGGTCTCTTCCTTGAAGAGTTCTCCAAGGAGCTGGTCAAGGAGTTAAACAGCGACcagatcaagaagattgCTAGCACTCTTACCCGCGCAAGTAACGAGAagttgaaggaggagaaggcgggcgacaagaagaagaccaaggctgccaagacAAAGACCTCTCTTGTCACGAGCCGTGCTAACGCAGCTGATACGGCCGCCTATGATGACGACGCTTTTGGAGAGTAA
- a CDS encoding tRNA synthetases class I (R) domain-containing protein: protein MAKPAGIDKLTSLVNGLTLDSVTEKYPQAHPEINPLDLYRAHLSNVLAGISGVDAQIVYPAINWTTGLDKGDFVLAVPALRIKGEKPDALATKWAGEFPEDDALFGKPTTSGPFMSFFVKGGPLSNSLIPLIRNLGEEYGRNRFNGLRDPKDPSQGKKRIIVEFSSPNVAKPFHAGHLRSTIIGSFLANLYEGSGWEVVRMNYLGDWGKQYGLLALAYEKYGNEEALKKDPINHLFNLYVQINAEMTAEKESIEAQKKEGKDVTELEAKSLDEQARRYFKRMTDREEDVLAQWQIFRDLSIARYKETYARLNIAFDKYSGESQVSEEAMAKVAVEMEEKGISRVDNGATLVDFTKLLPGKEGKRLGVTVIRKKDGTALYLTRDICELLGRYETYKFDHMIYVVASAQDLHLKQLFEIVQQLGYKDIAKRCQHINFGLVLGMSTRKGTVKFLDDILRDCADHMHETMKKNQDKYAQVENPEATADILGISSVMVQDMSGKRINNYTFNMEAMTSFEGDTGPYLQYAHSRLCSIKRRANLSEEDLLSADLSLLTEQHATNVVRMLSQWPDTVQNTLKTLEPTTVLTYLFKMSHAVSSSYDHLQVVGSEKELMKARMALYDAARIVLANGMKLLGLTPLERM from the exons ATGGCTAAACCAGCAggcatcgacaagctcaCCAGCTTGGTGAATGGCTTGACGCTTGACTCCGTCACCGAGAAATACCCCCAGGCTCACCCCGAAATCAACCCTCTTGACCTCTACAGGGCACACCTTAGCAATGTATTGGCAGGAATCTCTGGCGTAGACGCTCAAATCGTATATCCCGCCATCAACTGGACAACCGGCCTCGACAAGGGTGACTTTGTTCTGGCTGTTCCGGCGTTGAGGatcaagggcgagaagccAGATGCTCTCGCTACCAAGTGGGCTGGAGAG TTCCCCGAGGACGATGCTTTGTTTGGCAAGCCTACAACCAGCGGTCCTTTCATGTCATTTTTCGTCAAGGGAGGCCCACTCTCCAACTCATTGATCCCATTGATTCGGAATCTTGGCGAGGAATATG GTCGTAACCGATTCAACGGCTTGAGGGATCCCAAGGACCCAAGCCAGGGCAAGAAGCGCATT ATTGTTGAATTCAGCTCCCCCAATGTTGCCAAGCCTTTCCATGCCGGCCATCTTCGATCAACCATTATCGGAAGTTTCTTGGCCAACCTCTATGAAGGTAGCGGCTGGGAAGTGGTGCGAATGAACT ATCTGGGAGACTGGGGTAAGCAGTACGGTCTGCTGGCTCTCGCATACGAGAAATACGGCAACGAGGAGGCACTTAAGAAAGACCCCATTAACCACCTGTTTAATCTCTATGTGCAAATCAATGCCGAGATGACTGCCGAGAAGGAGTCTATCGAGgctcagaagaaggagggcaaAGATGTCACCGAACTTGAAGCCAAAAGCCTTGATGAGCAAGCTCGTCGGTACTTCAAGCGTATG ACTGATAGGGAGGAGGACGTGCTCGCACAGTGGCAGATCTTCCGTGATCTGAGTATTGCTCGATACAAGG AGACGTATGCCCGACTTAACATCGCCTTTGACAAGTATAGCG GTGAGAGTCAGGTTTCCGAGGAGGCCATGGCAAAGGTCGCCgtagagatggaagagaagggcATTTCTCGAGTAGACAACGGCGCAACGCTCGTTGATTTCACCAAACTGCTTCCTGGTAAAGAAGGAAAGCGACTCGGTGTCACCGTCATTCG AAAGAAGGACGGCACCGCCCTGTACCTCACCCGTGACATCTGCGAGTTGCTCGGCCGA TACGAAACCTACAAATTTGACCACATGATTTATGTCGTGGCAAGTGCGCAAGATCTCCACCTCAAGCAGCTTTTCGAGATCGTTCAGCAGCTTGGCTACAAGGACATTGCGAAGCGCTGCCAGCACATCAACTTCGGCCTGGTTCTTGGTATGAGCACCAGGAAAGGTACCGTCAAGTT CTTGGACGATATCTTGAGAGACTGCGCAGACCACATGCACGAGAccatgaagaagaaccaggACAAATACGCCCAGGTCGAGAACCCAGAGGCTACGGCTGATATCTTGGGTATTAGCAGTGTCATGGTTCAGGACATGAGTGGAAAGAG GATCAACAACTACACATTCAACATGGAGGCCATGACCTCGTTTGAGGGCGACACGGGCCCCTACCTGCAGTATGCCCACTCTCGACTTTGCTCCATCAAGCGTCGTGCGAACTTGAGCGAGGAAGATCTGCTGAGCGCAGACCTTTCATTGCTCACTGAGCAGCATGCCACCAACGTTGTTCGCATGCTCTCGCAGTGGCCCGATACCGTTCAGAACACGCTCAAGACTCTGGAGCCCACCACCGTGCTCACTTATTTGTTTAAGATGTCTCACGCCGTGAGCAGCAGCTACGATCACCTGCAGGTGGTTGGCAGCGAGAAAGAACTGATGAAGGCCCGAATGGCGCTGTACGATGCTGCACGAATTGTTCTGGCAAACGGAATGAAGCTGCTTGGCTTGACACCGCTGGAGAG GATGTAA
- a CDS encoding alternative oxidase domain-containing protein: protein MTYTNTNAPIQAARLAKVVVNSHASCRLAAHPALTRRLGCTGRTVSSSHHLYGQTTRAFSTTPVSQLRDFFPAKDTPHIKTTPAAWPHPGFSMEELHQVTPSHRPPRGFGDWAAWKIVRFARYWMDKATGMDREQQVDKKNPTTAIKAEKPLTEAQWLIRFVFLESIAGVPGMVGGMLRHLSSLRGMKRDNGWIETLLEESYNERMHLLTFMTMCEPGPFMKLMIIGAQGVFFNSLFVAYLLHPKIVHRFVGYLEEEAVHTYTRAIAEIEDGHLPKWKDPKFRIPDIAVQYWNMPEGNRTMKDLILYIRADEASHRGVNHTLGNLNQKEDPNPFVSKFKDREVPKPALKPEGYERSEVI from the exons ATGACTTACACCAACACAAACGCCCCCATACAAGCAGCCAGGCTTGCAAAGGTCGTCGTCAACAGCCATGCAAGCTGTAGACTCGCCGCGCACCCGGCGCTGACCCGGAGGCTAGGCTGTACCGGCCGGACCGTATCCTCATCTCACCACCTCTACGGCCAGACCACGCGAGCATTCTCGACGACACCCGTCTCCCAGCTCAGAGACTTCTTCCCCGCCAAAGACACCCCCCACATCAAGACAACTCCGGCGGCATGGCCTCACCCGGGCTTCTCAATGGAGGAGCTCCATCAGGTGACGCCTTCGCACCGCCCGCCTCGGGGATTTGGTGATTGGGCGGCGTGGAAGATTGTGCGGTTCGCGAGATACTGGATGGACAAGGCCACGGGTATGGATAGGGAACAGCAAGTTGATAAGAAGAATCCGACAACTGCCATTAAGGCGGAGAAGCCGCTGACAGAGGCGCAATGG CTTATTCGATTCGTGTTCCTCGAAAGTATCGCAGGTGTTCCAGGAATGGTTGGCGGCATGCTTCGCCATCTCAGCAGCCTTCGAGGCATGAAGAGAGACAATGGCTGGATCGAGACGCTCTTGGAAGAAAGCTACAACGAACGCATGCATCTTTTGACTTTCATGACCATGTGCGAGCCCGGCCCGTTCATGAAGCTCATGATCATCGGCGCCCAGGGagtcttcttcaacagtCTCTTTGTGGCATATCTGCTTCATCCCAAGATTGTCCATCGATTCGTCGGCTacctggaggaggaggcggtaCACACGTATACTCGAGCGATTGCCGAGATCGAAGACGGCCATTTACCCAAGTGGAAGGATCCCAAGTTTCGCATTCCTGATATTGCCGTGCAG TACTGGAACATGCCTGAGGGTAACCGAACTATGAAAGACTTGATTCTGTACATTCGAGCCGACGAGGCCAGCCACAGAGGAGTCAACCACACCTTGGGCAACCTCAACCAGAAGGAGGACCCAAACCCCTTTGTCAGCAAATTCAAAGACAGGGAGGTTCCCAAGCCTGCCCTCAAGCCCGAAGGCTATGAGCGTTCAGAGGTGATCTAA
- a CDS encoding zinc finger, c2H2 type domain-containing protein, with the protein MSSEPQRGRSPSAGGFQPDINQSHSPARSPFAPTSEQPSVGLGLGIGVDLDPSQQQRQPPQQQQQQQQQHRAFTASLHPNFDSFNANGFLGAQANAADPNTGFDPSASFGQQPATGPDSTLSLNAQAQQNYLSPNLHDGDFSLFPSAAEQGDQYNAPLFEQPPLGDLNAMTSPHSHQSPTPPRLYPSESLQSPPFNQHQFSSPPSTHSRNASLGPEAALLPNQLGDWTQPQFQGHRRTPSEYSDVSSVAPSPHMISSDTFDADPSGHSPLQRPADSLYQEVLGIGSFSLADPSSPGYHGRSPSHSPAISPRIMPQQMPDTMQPSFNLIPPNSGYENGGMGADMHQMQPPAINIDFAPTTNSRQGSFEPPKSQMDQDSLTPPERGRPKSRPRAVTDPFHPGSGILPPGNLGPSLGVDLATRSDTSSRSLSPLDRQSVGSSASRRRQSTSSVPNNVIALRLADPEYQNSQDAGTSKRMQKHPATFQCTLCPKRFTRAYNLRSHLRTHTDERPFVCTVCGKAFARQHDRKRHESLHSGEKKFVCKGDLKTGGQWGCGRRFARADALGRHFRSEAGRICIKPLLDEEMIERQRQWQEQRMQQNMAQNMANPQVMGMDAGPAYPMDSSGNYGLPQALLAQYPALAQMNWSTDMGGGLDDELSGRSSFDASDYDDGDDGGYMSSSGARYPEEGMGQNYADMSYTGEYGR; encoded by the exons ATGAGCAGCGAACCCCAGCGTGGAAGGTCACCGTCCGCCGGTGGCTTTCAGCCTGATATAAACCAATCTCACTCGCCGGCACGGAGCCCGTTCGCACCCACAAGCGAGCAGCCATCcgttggtcttggtcttgggatCGGAGTCGACCTGGATCCATCGCAACAACAGCGACaacctcctcagcagcagcaacaacagcaacagcaacatcgAGCATTTACAGCATCTCTACATCCCAACTTCGACTCATTCAACGCAAACGGCTTCCTCGGTGCACAAGCCAACGCTGCCGACCCGAATACCGGCTTTGACCCCAGCGCGAGCTTCGGACAGCAGCCGGCCACCGGCCCCGACTCCACCCTGTCTTTGAACGCCCAGGCGCAACAAAACTACCTCTCGCCAAACCTGCACGACGGtgatttctctctcttcccatcGGCCGCTGAGCAAGGCGATCAGTACAACGCCCCCCTCTTTGAGCAGCCGCCCCTTGGCGACCTCAATGCCATGACCTCTCCGCATTCGCATCAGTCTCCGACCCCTCCACGGCTCTACCCGTCCGAAAGTCTCCAGTCGCCCCCCTTCAACCAACATCAGTTCTCGTCGCCTCCGTCAACCCATTCGAGGAATGCTTCTTTAGGGCCTGAGGCCGCGCTTCTTCCCAATCAGCTCGGCGACTGGACCCAACCGCAATTCCAAGGCCATAGGAGGACTCCCTCGGAATACTCTGACGTCTCCTCCGTggctccttctcctcatATGATTAGTTCCGATACGTTTGACGCCGACCCATCGGGCCACTCTCCTCTGCAGAGACCTGCGGACAGCCTCTACCAAGAAGTGCTCGGTATTGGGTCTTTCAGCTTGGCTGACCCCAGCAGTCCTGGTTATCACGGCCGAAGCCCCTCGCACAGCCCAGCCATCAGCCCTCGCATAATGCCACAGCAGATGCCGGATACTATGCAACCTTCTTTCAACTTGATCCCGCCAAACTCCGGGTATGAGAAC GGCGGTATGGGCGCCGATATGCACCAAATGCAACCACCGGCCATCAACATTGACTTTGCGCCGACTACGAATTCAAGACAAGGCAGTTTCGAACCGCCCAAGTCGCAGATGGATCAGGATTCACTAACACCCCCAGAAAGAG GTCGACCCAAGTCTCGCCCGCGGGCGGTTACGGATCCGTTCCATCCCGGCAGCGGAATCCTCCCCCCTGGCAATTTGGGACCCTCTCTCGGAGTTGATCTTGCAACCCGCTCCGATACATCGTCTCGATCTTTATCCCCTCTAGATCGGCAATCGGTCGGCTCGTCGGCCTCACGAAGGCGGCAATCGACTTCCTCAGTGCCCAATAACGTGATCGCTTTGCGCCTGGCGGATCCCGAATATCAGAATAGCCAGGATGCCGGGACTAGCAAGCGCATGCAGAAACACCCGGCAACTTTCCAGTGTACTCTATGTCCCAAACGCTTCACTCGAGCATATAATCTGCGGTCTCACTTGCGCACTCATACCGATGAGCGACCATTCGTTTGTACTGTCTGCGGCAAGGCATTTGCTCGACAGCATGACAGAAAGCGACACGAAAGTCTACATTCCGGAGAGAAGAAATTTGTTTGCAAGGGTGATCTGAAAACCGGTGGCCAGTGGGGCTGTGGCCGACGATTTGCACGAGCTGATGCCTTGGGAAGACATTTCCGTTCTGAAGCAGGAAGAATATGTATCAAACCTCTCCTGGACGAGGAAATGATAGAAAGGCAACGCCAGTGGCAGGAGCAGCGGATGCAGCAGAACATGGCACAGAACATGGCCAACCCGCAGGTTATGGGCATGGATGCTGGCCCTGCTTATCCCATGGATTCTAGTGGCAACTATGGCCTCCCACAGGCCCTCTTGGCTCAATATCCCGCCCTGGCGCAGATGAATTGGTCGACCGACATGGGAGGTGGGCTGGATGACGAGCTCAGTGGTAGATCCTCATTCGATGCCAGTGACtacgatgacggcgacgatgGTGGATACATGAGTAGTTCTGGAGCCAGATACCCAGAAGAGGGCATGGGCCAGAATTACGCCGACATGAGTTATACTGGAGAGTATGGGCGCTGA